From one Halomarina ordinaria genomic stretch:
- a CDS encoding ABC transporter ATP-binding protein codes for MSVDPDPTADDGDAVSPRADRLVVEDVVTGYGNHEIIHGVSARSHEGVTCIFGPNGSGKSTLIKAMGGKLPLWSGRKRMGDRDLTDANASDMVDAGIITVPQDGGLFPTMTVRENLLLGGHSVDDDDVVRRRIDDALDAFPVLSDKTAAQARALSGGQQMMLSFARAMVSGADVFLLDEPSAGLAPALVDDVMDQVQTLVDSGVQVVLVEQNVKTALRVADHVYILAQGRTQFDGPPADLAEEDELIELYLGIN; via the coding sequence ATGAGCGTCGACCCGGACCCGACGGCCGACGACGGCGACGCCGTGTCCCCGCGGGCCGACCGACTCGTCGTCGAGGACGTGGTGACGGGGTATGGGAACCACGAGATCATCCACGGCGTGTCGGCGCGGAGCCACGAGGGGGTCACCTGTATCTTCGGTCCCAACGGATCGGGGAAGTCGACACTCATCAAGGCTATGGGCGGCAAACTCCCCCTCTGGAGCGGGCGCAAGCGGATGGGCGATCGTGACTTGACCGACGCCAACGCCAGCGACATGGTCGACGCTGGTATCATCACCGTCCCACAGGACGGGGGGCTGTTCCCGACGATGACGGTCCGGGAGAATCTCCTGCTTGGGGGCCACTCGGTCGACGACGACGACGTCGTACGGCGGCGCATAGACGATGCGCTCGATGCGTTCCCCGTGCTCAGCGACAAGACGGCGGCACAAGCCCGCGCGCTCTCGGGGGGCCAGCAGATGATGCTGAGTTTCGCCCGCGCGATGGTCTCTGGCGCGGATGTCTTCCTCCTCGACGAACCATCGGCAGGCCTCGCGCCGGCGCTAGTAGACGACGTGATGGACCAGGTCCAGACACTCGTCGACAGCGGCGTCCAGGTCGTGCTGGTCGAGCAGAACGTCAAGACCGCGCTGCGGGTCGCAGACCACGTCTATATTCTCGCACAGGGGCGTACGCAGTTCGACGGTCCGCCCGCTGACCTCGCCGAGGAGGACGAACTCATCGAACTGTACCTCGGCATCAACTGA
- a CDS encoding ABC transporter ATP-binding protein has product MAPLLETDGLRKTFGALVANDGISLSVKDGEVRGIIGPNGSGKSTFFNTVTGFYQPDGGTVTFDGEDVTRLASHEIARKGLARTFQIVSPFESLTVRENLLAVHSKGLRVRSEKRERAGEILEFLDIAHLADDEASEMSGGQQKLLELARLLMLDPKCILLDEPTAGVNPALQKRILDRLLAMNDRGTTFVIVEHDMDLIREFADTVSVFDQGRIIAEGTFDEVTAESRVRDAYLGAESDIEEVLG; this is encoded by the coding sequence ATGGCACCGCTTCTTGAGACCGACGGATTGCGCAAGACGTTCGGCGCGCTCGTCGCGAACGACGGTATCTCCCTCTCCGTCAAGGACGGCGAAGTGCGGGGCATCATCGGGCCGAACGGCAGTGGAAAGTCGACGTTCTTCAACACGGTCACCGGATTCTACCAGCCAGACGGGGGGACGGTGACGTTCGACGGCGAAGACGTAACGCGGCTCGCCTCCCACGAGATCGCGCGCAAGGGACTAGCACGGACGTTCCAGATCGTCTCGCCGTTCGAGAGTCTGACCGTCCGAGAGAACCTTCTCGCGGTCCACTCGAAGGGACTTCGGGTCCGCTCCGAGAAGCGCGAACGCGCCGGCGAGATACTGGAGTTCCTCGACATCGCCCACCTCGCGGACGACGAGGCCAGCGAGATGAGCGGCGGACAACAGAAACTCCTCGAACTGGCGCGCCTGCTCATGCTCGACCCGAAGTGCATCCTCCTCGACGAACCGACTGCGGGCGTCAACCCCGCCCTCCAGAAGCGCATCCTCGACCGACTGCTCGCGATGAACGACCGTGGGACGACGTTCGTCATCGTTGAACACGACATGGACCTCATCAGGGAGTTTGCGGACACGGTCAGCGTCTTCGATCAGGGGCGCATCATCGCAGAGGGGACGTTCGACGAGGTGACCGCGGAGTCGCGGGTCCGTGATGCGTACCTCGGCGCCGAGAGCGATATCGAGGAGGTGCTCGGATGA
- a CDS encoding SDR family oxidoreductase: MDQLLGDRTAVVTGATSGIGRAIARRFAAHGADVVVADLREQPREGGAPTHERIADETDRRARFVECDVRDPTALEQAVAAADGFGGVDVMVNNAGVFRAESFLTADEAEFDRVFETNVKGTYFGSQAAARRMVNRGGGSIVNLSSTAGLYGVGDYVAYSASKGAVRLMTYALADALGSDGVRANVVHPGVVETAMTREDSRVVGTDAGEAFRDRIPLGAFGRPEDVADAALYLASDLARYVTGESLVVDGGIHSTG, from the coding sequence ATGGATCAGCTTCTGGGCGACCGGACGGCAGTCGTCACCGGCGCGACCAGCGGAATCGGGCGAGCCATCGCGCGACGGTTCGCCGCTCACGGCGCGGACGTCGTCGTCGCGGACCTGCGCGAACAGCCTCGTGAAGGGGGTGCGCCGACACACGAGCGTATCGCCGACGAGACCGACCGGCGGGCGCGGTTCGTCGAGTGCGACGTCCGCGACCCGACCGCCTTGGAGCAGGCGGTGGCGGCCGCCGACGGTTTCGGTGGTGTGGACGTGATGGTGAATAATGCGGGCGTCTTCCGCGCTGAATCATTCCTGACCGCCGACGAGGCGGAATTCGACCGCGTGTTCGAGACGAACGTGAAGGGGACGTACTTCGGATCGCAGGCAGCCGCCCGGCGGATGGTCAATCGGGGTGGCGGGAGCATTGTCAACCTCTCGTCGACCGCGGGGCTGTACGGCGTGGGCGACTACGTCGCGTACTCGGCGTCGAAGGGCGCGGTGCGACTCATGACCTACGCACTGGCCGACGCGCTCGGGTCCGACGGCGTCCGGGCGAACGTCGTCCACCCCGGCGTCGTTGAGACGGCGATGACCCGCGAGGACAGTCGAGTCGTGGGCACCGACGCGGGCGAGGCGTTCAGAGACCGCATCCCGCTCGGCGCGTTCGGCCGGCCCGAAGACGTCGCCGATGCGGCGCTGTACCTCGCGAGCGACCTTGCACGCTACGTCACGGGGGAGTCACTGGTCGTCGACGGCGGCATCCACTCGACAGGGTGA
- a CDS encoding LLM class flavin-dependent oxidoreductase, translating into MTTDENRTGVLFALRDDPALAARAEALGYDSVWAAEGQGMTAFGKLERWAVYTDEIRLATGIVNVFSRTPAAVAAATATLDRHSGERAVLGLGVAHPGVVETFHGVEFDRPLARMHEYVELVRRYLRGEAAGFDGEFYTPERTSFWAAFEPERASVPIYNGALGPANVRLTGEVADGWLPNLYPHGRFEEAMGWLAEGVDRADRDLEDIDVAMYVLTSVHEDPSVAYEAAAYHVAYYLRDVPGYYGRVAEEAGYGAAVEAACDAETTEEAARRLPETFLDVVGLVGTPTSVRERLEAIREMGVDLPVVRAPAGTDEAWVERTLEACAPGEANTQ; encoded by the coding sequence GTGACGACCGACGAAAATCGGACGGGGGTATTGTTCGCCCTGCGTGACGACCCAGCGCTGGCGGCGCGGGCGGAGGCGCTCGGCTACGACTCCGTGTGGGCGGCCGAGGGTCAGGGGATGACCGCGTTCGGGAAACTGGAGCGCTGGGCAGTCTACACCGATGAGATTCGTCTGGCGACGGGTATCGTCAACGTGTTCTCGCGGACGCCCGCGGCGGTGGCAGCCGCGACGGCGACGCTCGATCGGCACTCGGGCGAGCGAGCCGTCCTGGGCTTAGGGGTCGCTCACCCGGGCGTCGTCGAGACGTTCCACGGCGTGGAGTTCGACCGACCGCTCGCCCGAATGCACGAGTACGTCGAACTCGTCCGACGGTACCTCCGTGGGGAGGCGGCGGGGTTCGACGGTGAGTTCTATACCCCCGAGCGGACGAGTTTCTGGGCGGCGTTCGAACCCGAACGGGCGTCGGTCCCCATCTATAACGGGGCGCTCGGCCCGGCGAACGTCCGGCTGACCGGCGAGGTTGCCGACGGCTGGCTGCCGAACCTCTACCCCCACGGGCGCTTCGAGGAGGCGATGGGATGGCTCGCCGAGGGGGTGGACCGTGCTGACCGCGACCTTGAGGACATCGACGTGGCGATGTACGTGTTGACGTCGGTCCACGAGGACCCGTCCGTCGCATACGAGGCGGCGGCCTACCACGTGGCGTACTACCTCCGGGACGTCCCCGGCTACTACGGCCGGGTCGCCGAGGAGGCGGGATACGGGGCGGCGGTCGAGGCCGCCTGTGACGCCGAGACCACCGAGGAAGCCGCACGGCGTCTCCCCGAGACGTTCCTCGACGTCGTCGGCCTGGTGGGCACGCCAACATCGGTGCGCGAGCGACTCGAGGCCATCCGTGAGATGGGTGTCGACCTGCCCGTCGTTCGCGCGCCGGCGGGGACCGACGAGGCATGGGTCGAGCGGACGCTGGAGGCGTGCGCGCCGGGCGAGGCGAACACGCAGTAG
- a CDS encoding isochorismatase family protein: protein MTERIWEDLLSERDKQVITAAGYDKEGASSWESRGLGENPLVLVIDMQRLIVGDDIPILEAVEEYRTAMGEVAWSAIDHIEPFLAFARDRGLRVVYSRVVPSSYDDPNHPDLDIVDPVAPEADETVIDKTYASVFFDTELDDLLRDGDHDSLIVVGNSTSGCVRATVVDATQYGYGVVLPQECLFDRIEASHKVGLLDMWMKYAEVLETAEVRDYVDSLVSA from the coding sequence ATGACAGAGCGCATCTGGGAAGATCTGCTTTCCGAACGTGACAAGCAGGTCATCACAGCAGCCGGCTACGACAAGGAGGGTGCTTCCTCGTGGGAGTCCCGCGGCCTCGGGGAGAATCCGCTGGTCCTAGTCATCGACATGCAACGCCTTATCGTCGGCGACGACATCCCCATCCTCGAGGCAGTCGAGGAGTATCGGACAGCAATGGGCGAGGTCGCGTGGAGCGCCATCGACCACATCGAACCGTTTCTGGCGTTCGCCAGGGACCGGGGGCTGCGGGTGGTATACAGCCGGGTCGTCCCGTCGAGTTACGACGACCCCAACCACCCGGATCTCGACATCGTCGACCCAGTCGCTCCCGAGGCCGACGAGACAGTTATCGACAAGACATACGCAAGCGTCTTCTTCGACACCGAACTCGACGACCTGCTGCGTGATGGCGACCACGACTCGCTCATCGTCGTCGGCAACTCCACGAGCGGCTGCGTCCGTGCGACGGTCGTCGACGCGACCCAGTATGGTTACGGCGTCGTTCTGCCTCAGGAGTGCCTGTTCGACCGTATCGAGGCTTCGCACAAGGTCGGCCTGCTGGATATGTGGATGAAATACGCCGAGGTGCTAGAGACCGCCGAGGTCCGTGACTACGTCGACAGCCTGGTGTCCGCATGA